The DNA region CTGGTGAGCGGATCTGGCCGGAAGGAGAATTTAGTCTCGGTGCGGGGCCCTCCCCAGCCCCAACAACAGGGCGGGTCCTCCACCGGTCTCCTGCCCACCCACAGTCCAGTCCTTAAAAAGCTCGCCCCAGCCTCAGTCCGGCCCCAGGAGATCTGGAGAGTACCATTCCCCAGTCCCGCCCACCCGTGCGGCCCCGCCCGCCGCACACGGCCAGCCCACCGCACTGCCCGACCCCGCTAGTTCAGCCCCGCCCGGCCCGCCCCCTTCCACCTCTTTGGTTGCAGAGAAGACGACACTCTGGACAGGGGGTGTCCCCTGCACCCTAAGGGTAGCGTTGgctgtgggaggaggggagaaagacTATTTGGGCCCCAGCCCCTTCTTTTACCCACCCCGTCGTCAGGCcgtcccctcccctttccctccctgccacctccaTACCAAACACCGCGATGTCCACATTGATGTAGGCCACAGTGCGCTCCTGCAGCTTGTTGAAAAACTCCTGCGGGTGCGAGGGGCGACGTCAGCCCCGCGCCGTTCTGCCTCGGGAACCCCTTTCGATCCCCTACCCTGTAGGGCCACTTACTTCTGTGAATTCCGTGGAGCCGATGAGCCCGAACTCCTCAGCCCCCCAGCTCGCAAACACGATTGATCTGCGAGGACGCCAGGTGCCTGGGAATGGAGGACAAGGGTTGGAGGACAGGATCCTCCTGATCCTAGGGTGCCTTAGGAGAAAGGCCACGGAcgtgaggaggaggggagagctgGAAAAGGCGGGGCAGCTGGTGACAGGAGGTCCTGGCACTCTGCAGCCAGGTCTTCCAGGAGGCTCCCGCACCAAACACTGAACACAACTCCAAGCCCCCTGAAAGGTCGGGTAGTCCCTTCTACCAGAATGCCCACTGTCCCTCTCTCTGTGGGCATGATCTGGGAAGACTTCTGACCTGCCACCCTCAACCCCTGCCTCCAGGCCAAACTCCATAGCCATCTTCACTTGGTAATAACACGTGAACATTTCCTGTTAGGGCGTTATCCACATGGAACCGATCCCTACAACAATGCCTTGAGGGAGatagtattattatttccattcacAGTTGAACAGAGAAGCTAAATGACTTTCCACGGTCCCAAGGCTGGTAGGCAGCAGGGCCAGTTTCAAATCCAGATAGTTGGCTCCACACTGTGGGTATAGGGACTGGAGGTGGAAGCCAGGCTGCACgatgctccgcctcccgggttcaggcagaagaattgcttgagcctaggaggtagaggttgcagtgagctgagattgtgccacggcatccagcctgggtgacctagtgtcactctgtggcccaggttggagtgcagtggtgcgatcttggctcactgcagcctcaacttcctggggtctagcgatcctctcacctcaacctcccaagtagctgggaccacaggcacacaccaccgcacctggctgattactgtatttttggtagagatggggtttctccatgttgcccaggccagtcttgaactcctgagctcaagcgatccacccacttcgcctcccaaagtgctgggattacaggtatgagcctccgCAACCAGCAAATGAATTTTTCAGTGTGATGTGATCACATGCTTGCAATTacacatttttacaatttttctgcCAAAATATATAATCTAAATCAAAtgagacaaacccaaattgagggttATTTGACAAAATAATAGGATAATAATCGCAGAATCATGAAACACAAAGAACAGCTAAACAATTATTATAGATTAAAGGAAACTAGTGACCAGATCACCAGTGTGATCCTGGATTGGAGCTTGggccaaaaaattattttgctatcAAGGTCATTATCacgtcccaacactttgggaggctgaggtgacgaggatcacttaagcccaagagttcgagaccagcctgagtaacacagcaagaccttgtctctacaaaaagtaaaaaattatcagagcttggtggcacacacatgtagtcccagctaatcaggaggctgaggcaggaggatcgcttgagcccaggaggtcgagggtgcagtgagctgtgattatactactccactccaggctgggcaacagagtgagaccctgtctcaaaaaattttttttctttttttctattctttttttgagacagagtctcactctcatcaaccaggttggagtacagtggtgcaatcagctcactgcactctctgccccccaggttcaagcgattctcctgcctcagcctcccgagtagctgggattacaggcgcgcaccaccatgcccggctaatttttgtattttcagtagagatggggttttactgtgttggccaggctggtgtcgaactgctgatctcaggtgatccacccgccccggccatccaaagtgctgggattacaggcataagacaccacacccggctggaaGTATTTAAAAGTTGTGGAAAATTGGTTGGACacggtggcagaggttgcagtgagctggattgcaccactgcactccagcctgggtcacagagcgagactgcatctcaaaataataataataataataataataataatacttcagacaaaaacatatatagttatattatAAATAGCTAAGgcttttttcccctattttttgtagagacgggggtctcactatgttcccgaggctggtcttaaactcttgggctcaagcaatcctcctgcctctgcctcccgacgtactgggattattggcataagtcaccatgcctggcccatatgtTATACATAGATAGACAGAAAGCAAATGTGGTGAAACATTAATATTAGGAGTGTCTGTATAAGAGGCTTCTTTGTAGTATTTTTACATctctgtaagtctgaaattatttcaccATAAAACACTTCaacaaggggccgggcgcggtggctcaagcctgtaatcccagcactttgggaggccgagacgggcagatcacaaggtcaggagatcgagaccatcctggctaacccggtgaaaccccatctctactaaaaaatacaaaaaactagccgggcgaggtggcgggcgcctgtagtcccagctactcgggaggctgaggcaggagaacggcgtgaacccgaaaggaggagcttgcagtgagctgagatccggccactgcactccagtttgggcgacagagcgagactccgtctcaaaaaaaaaaacaaacacttcaacaaacaaaaaaatacaggaatTTCTGCGCTACCCATAAGGGTAAAGTTGAAAGCCCAGCCTCTCTCCACAAGCTTGCCCACTCCCTCCACCCATGGCTTCTGAGCTGATCTCAAGCACACTTGTGGTTTCACAGACCATTTTGTTACCAACTCCCCAAGTCATCTCtcaagtctttctttctttccttttcttttctttcttttctttcttttctttcttttctttcttttctttcttttctttcttttctttctttctttctttctttctttctttctttctttctttctttctttctttttctttctttttctttcttttctttctttcttttttacagggggtcttgttctgttgcaggctggaatgcagtagcatagcgtgatcatggcttactgcagcctccatctcccaggctcaagcgttcctcccacacagcctccaaagtagctgggaccacaggcgcatgccatcacgcctggctattttattatgtttattttttcatagagacaaggtctcactatgttgcccaggttggtcttgaactcctgggctcaagcaatccgcccacctcggcctcccagagtgctgggataacaggtatgaaccactgtggcCAGACTTCAGGTCTCATTTCTGAACTGTGACATCATATCATGCAAGGAGGGGAATGGAGCTTGACAGCAGTGGCGTGTTTGTGTGCAATTACAGTTGAGTGGGTATCAGTTCAAATGCCATGCTTAGCACTCCGGGATGTTATATGTAAGGGAAGATGAAGAAGTTCTCCAGCCGAtggcagtgatggttgcacaactttagaaatgtacttaatgccactgaatcaAATACTTACAAATGTAAAACTGGtcaattttgttatgtatattttaccatgaatttttaaaacgAACGAAAGAGGGCCTGGCATGGGAACTCAATGCctggggatcacttgagtcctggagttcaagaccagcttgggcaacatagtgagaccccgtctctatcaaaataaataactaaaactgAAACAAGTCAATACGGGAAGACCCGGATCCACGTCTTCCTTCTCGATCTGTCCTAGATCCGCCCAGTTCCGTTTTTCATAAATGGCACTAACGTCGAGTCCCTGAGACCAGAGCCCTTGACTTGTCCTCTCTCTTGCCCCTGGAGCCAGACCGGGGCCCAGCAGCCTGTCCGTGCCCCACTGTCCTCCATCCTGGTCCAAGCCCCACAGCATCTCCAGCCCTTGAATGACAAGCCCCTACCTGGCCCCTCTACGTGGCttgccctcctccacctcctttttttttagacggagtcttgctccattccccaggctggagtgcagtggcatgatctcagctcactgcaacctccgcctcccaggttcaagtgcttctcctgcctcagcctcccaagtagctgggactacaggcgcctgccaccacgcccagctaatttttgtattttcagtagagacgggattgcaccatgttggccaggctggtcttgaactcctgacctcgtgatccgcctgccttagcctcccagagtgcagggattacaggtgtgagccactgtgcctggccagatggggttttactgtgttggccaggctggtgtcaaactcctgacctcaggtgatccacctgccccggccttccaaagtgctgggattacaggcataagtcaccacgtCCAGCCTTCACCAGCTTCCCACAACCCTTGGACTGAACTCCAAACTCCCCAGCCTGACCTGGCCCTGCCTGctctgccacctcacccagctctgCCCACCTCCTTTCTGGCTGCCACCTCCttgccctcctcctcttccctgaaGCACTGAGACATTGAAGTGCTGCCTCCACTGAGAGACTTGTCCCAACCTGGCCTGGCACATCAAAGGCACATGAGATATTAGAGACATCAGAGTTAACAATCGGCTGCCGTGCCTGACCCAGCTGAACTAAAGCTCCCAGAGGGCAGAGCCTGGGCGCTGCCTGCTTCACAGCAGCATCGGGCCTCTCTCCTTCCAGGCACACCGGAGGCACTTGGAAGCTGCACACGAATCAACCCACAGTCTATTCCCTGTACCACACTGGGCTGCTGCAGGCCAAGGCTGGTGTCATGCATTTCTGTCCCCAGGGCTCTCAGGCACGGCACAGGGAGCACTGCAGTGTGAGGGAGAGGAGATGGAACAGGAAGGGGACCTCCGGGGGCGAGGGTCCCTGGTCCAGGGGAGGGGGCCGCCTCACCCTTCTTCAGCAGGGTCCCCAGGACACGGGAGAGCTCCAGGAGGACGGCGGTGCCACTGCTGGGGTCCACGGCCCCGTGCACCCAGCTGTCTCGGTGGTTCCCATATAGCACATAGCGATCTGAGCAGAGGAAAAGGGGCAGAGAaccagaggagagggagaggtggGCATGGGGAGCTGGGCTGGGTGGTGACACAGTAGCAGTGGCACCCAGAGCACAGCAGGGGCCTGGGACACAGTCAGCAAGAGGAGGGCTCACCAGGCTCCACAGCCCCGCGGATGATGCCCAGGACATTGGAAGAGTTCCTCAGCTCCAGGCGGTTGTAGACGCTCACATTCACCTGACTGGGGAGGGTGAAGGGTGTGAGGAGACTCTTGGCCTTCCCCACTGCCCCCAACCCAATGCAGGAGACACCGAGGCCCGGAGCCAGAAAGTGACGTGGCAAGGTCATTGGCCCAGAAGTACCAAGAGAGGCAGCAAGGCTGGAGCCAGGCTCTCCTGCTCACTCACTGGGGAGATGCTTATTGGGTGCTCAGTCCCTGACTAGGCTCTGGGCAATGACTGCGACAGATGCGGACCTGGTGCTCATGGGGCCTCCCTCTCCTGAGCGAGACAGACCACGAGGACAGGAACAGCTGGGTGAAGGGGCCTGGGAGGAGAGGGCACCTGGAGGCCAGGGGGTgctgcagggagggaggctggtgCATGTCGGGAGTGGCAGTGGCCCTGATTTGGGAAGGAGCTTGGCATCTTCAAGAGAGGGAGTCGTGGGGTGCAGACATCgaggtgggaggggcaggggaatCCAGGGGCTTCCCCAAAGACAGGACAGATATTTTGGGGTCAGGAGAGGGTCTGGGAgacagaagaaagggaaaaaggtcAGGTTTTGAAGTGGAAAGAGGGAACATAATCatgagggaaggggagaggcaaGTTGGGGGAGAGGGCAACTGAGGGAGAACTGGTCTGGCTGCATCTCACCTGTCTGCTGAGAAGTTTCCATCAGGCCGGAAGCCGGGACCCAGCCTGTAGTGGCAGCCCAGTGCTCCCTGCCAGGTGGTTGGGGCCGAAGTTCCGTTGAGGTtactggggaggaggaagagacgCTTCAGGGTAAATGTGAGTGTGGGGCTTGAAGTCTGGAGGCCAGTGGGGGCTGGGCAGGACATCCCAGGGAACAAACTCACCAGAGCAGGTCTCTTGCATCTTGGAAGCCAATGGGCTGTGTAGGAATTGGGGGAAACCCGGAGACATTGGCAAGGTCCAGGCGGAAGGAAGAGGGGATGGCTGGAAGGTAGGGAGTCAGAGGGTCCCCAAAATACTTGTAGTAGGAGCCTCGCTCCACTCCTGAGGGGGGCAGGTACCAGGAGTTGGGAAAGGTTTCGCTGGGTGAGCTCAGCCCATCGTTGATGTCGGCAGGGTCTGTGTACACCAGCACCCCGGCCACCCCGTGCTTGGCAGCATTCACAGCCTGCAGCAGCAGAGGAGGCTGTGTGTAAAGGAGGGACTGGACCGGATATGtcctgttcctcttcctccttcctcaacTGTGGAAGCCAGGATAGACCAACCTTCCCATGGGCAAGATGATGTTTGCACAAGTCATTTATGGCAGTGCCTCTTGCAACAGCAAAGGTCATTTCGGCACAGCCAAGCCAGTGCCTATCAGTGGAGTCTGGCTGAATAACAGGGACATCCTACGGTGGAGTACCATGAAGTttcataaaataacataacataaataaCACGGTTGTGTACTTGCGTCCACAGCAGCGCTATCCTCAACGGCCAAGAGGAGGAAATAGcccaagtgtctatcaacagatgaatggctaAACCAAATGTGGGCTGTAACATACAgtgaaggccgggtgtggtggctcacgcctgtaatcccaacactttgggaagccgaggcaggcaggtcacctgaggtcggatcacctgagatcaagaccagcaggcagatcacctgaggtcaagaccagcctggccaacatagtgaaaccttgtctctactaaaaatacaaaaattagccaggtgtggctgcacctgtagtccgagctacttgggaggctgaggcacgagaatcgcctgaacccgggaggcagaggttgcagtgagctgagatcatgccactgcattccagcctgggtgacagagcaagatgctgtctcaaaaaaaccccaaaaaacaaaaaacaaacaaacaaaaataatggaatattattcagcctaaaaagaaataaaattctgatacGTCAATGAGTCTTGAAgatgttatgttaagtgaaataaaccagacacaaaaagacaaatatcttaTACTTTCACTTATGCAAGGtccctagaataggcaaattcacctCACCTTTCCTGCCCCACCCAAGGGCTTGGTTCCCCACTCAACActgccctttctcctttcccttcccctcactTCCTCCAGTCCACTGCCTGGCCCCTTCCTCACCCAGGCCTCTTGCACTGGGGGGCTGCCACTCACCTTGTCCCCACGCCCTACACCCCCATAGCGAGTCAGGGCGATGGTGCCTTCGAGTTTGATGCCCTGAGTCTGTAGCTCCTTAAAGTCGTCTTCCGTGCCGTGGTTGGCATAGACGAGGAGGCCCTAGTCCCAAGAGGGGGTGATCCTTAGAGCTGGGCCCAGCGAAGGGcaggtggggaaggggtgggggaacGCTGGATGGCAGGAGGGAGAATTTAGATTCTGTTCCTCCACCTCACCCAGAGCCTGTAAGCTCCCCAAGGACAGTCACCCCTGGTTTCCTCTATGTCTGGGTGCCCTGTAACAGGCCTGGCCTTAAGCAGAGCCACTAGTGGTTGTTGAATGACTGATGGAGGAAAGGAGCAGCGATGGAGTGTCCAGGTGAGTAAATTCGGGAGGGGGCGCTGTGCCCAGTTGAGGCACGTTCCCTCGGTCAGGGTGGGGAGAACCCTGGGTGGAACCAAGTGAGCTGGGCCAGGGCAGTAGGGGGGCTCCGGGCCCACCTGTGGGTTTCCAGAAGGAGCATAGGCGGCATAGGGTTGTATCACATCTGGCCCCCCTTGCTCCCCGGTCACATTCTCCTCGGTCCGGTGGCAGGAGTGGATGATGTCCCCGGTGGGGCCCACTGTTGGAGGGGGTGGCAGTGTCATGGCTGGGCCCAGCAGCTCCCCCCCACCAACCCTCTGGGCATTCCCAAGGCTGGGCAGGACCTCACCAATGTCCACGACGTTGGGCTGCTCCTGGCTAGGGAAGGACAGCAGCACCTCGTACGTGAAGGCCTCGGCCGAGTCCAGGCCTGACTCTGGGTCCTTCCAGCGCTGTAGCAGCAGCTGCACCAGATCCTCATCCCGAGGgctggaggccaggtgtggctcCCTGGAGAGTTCTCTGCAgggtgggcagagggaggggCAAGGCCAGCATCAGGGAGGGGGCCTCTGGCAAACGGAGGAGCAGACGGCCCCGCCTCTCACCTGAGGTTCTCCCGGATCCTGTGGGCATCCAGCTGCCCCATGACGGTCTCCAGGATCTCCAGGTCCAGGTCCTGGGGGGCTGAGATGCTGGGGGCCGGTGAGTTGGCTTTTTTGGGGATGGCAAAGTGGCCCAGGATGATCCCCAGCCCCAAGAGGGcagcagcccccagccccagccccaacacCTTCGTCCACTGCATCCTGCGGACTCTTGGCCAGCTGGGGTGGGACTGGTCTATAGGTTCTTCCCTATAGAGGGGGTGTCGGGCCTGGTTAACCATTACCCCATGGGTGGCACTGCCCTTTGACCCTCTCCAGTCACCTTGGCACCTTCTCTACAAAGCCACTTTGCTCAGAACAACTGGAACCCACCGTCACGTTCCTGTTTACACACCTGAACACGTCTGAGCCCACTGAGCCCAAAGATCCTGAATCATAAGGCTGCAGAATCCCTTCATTAATCCTCGTGTGACACAGAAGGGGCTAAGGATGATCATTTTGCCTTATGTTCACCGTAGGGAGACCATAGCCAAGAGGATAGAAATTCAGGTTTGTGGCTCCTCCCCGGGCCTGGTTTGACTTACACCAGACTCCTAGGGATCAGGCCTGGGCAAAGTAACTGATGAAGCGATTGATTAATGACCATTTAATTCTGCCCCAGCTTCAGGCTGAGTTGAGCTGAGCTaacatctcttctttttttttttgagacggagtctcgctctgtcccccaggctggagtgcaggggcgcaacctcggctcactgcaagctccacctcccaggttcacgccattctcctgcctcagcctcccgagtagctgggactacaggcgcccgccaccacgcctggctaattttttttttgtatttttagtagagatgaggtttcaccgtgttagccaggacagtctcgatctcctgacctcgtgatccgcccgccttggcctcccaaagtgctgggattacaggcatgcgccaccgcacctggctattttttttttttttttttttttttttgagacggagtctcgctctgtcgcccaagctggagtgcagtggccggatctcagctcactgcaagctccgcctcccgggttcatgccattctcctgcctcagcctcctgagtagctgggactacaggcgcccgccacctcgcccagctagtttttttgtactttttagtagagacggggtttcaccgtgttagccgggatggtctcgatctcctgacctcgtgatccgcccgcctcagcctcccaaatgctgggattacaggcttgagccaccgcgcccggccgcacctggctattttttatttttatttttatttatttttatttatttttgagacggagtctcgctctgtcacccaggctggagtgcagtggccggatctcagctcactgcaagctccgcctcccgggtttacgccattctcctgcctcagcctcccgagtagctgggactacaggcgccgccacctcgcccggctagttttttgtatttttagtagagacggggtttcaccgtgttagccaggatggtctcgatctcctgaccttgtgatccgcccgtctcggcctcccaaagtgctgggattattttttatatttttagtagagaccgggtttttccatgttggccactctggtctcaaactcctgacctcaggtgatctgcccacctcgggctcccaacgtactgggattacaggcttgagccactgtgcccagctcaggtaatgggattttaaaaataaatgccctATAGAATATTAACCAATTTTGTATGTAATTTAGCAATATTCTATCAttatcccttcccttctcccccttGACTATATATGTGtcagatttttgtattcttttctgcAACCCTATTGGTGGAGGAGGGTTGGGGGCTCCCAGGAGGCCCTGGGCCACAGGGCTCCTGGGTTGGGGGTGAAACTAAAAATCGATATGTATCTCCAGTCCTGAGGGGTGTAGGATGCAGGTCCTTGGGGAGTTGCCACCACCTCTCTctgccccccaaccccatgacTTACCAAGGGGAAGGGACTTTTCCAAGGTTACCAGATGGTTAGTGGCTTTTCCcctatccctcccccacccacaccccAGTATCCATCTGCACTTTGGAGTTACAGCACTTTGGATCATCTGGGGAGAAACTGCGGCCCCTTTCCAGCCCCACCCCAGTGCTTATCTTGGGAACATCGCCCTTGAGCTCTCATCTCAAGGCTGACAACAACCAGGTCTGGAACCTTCtgtgaggggtggggggagggcagGGCCATGTCGGGGAGGGGTAGATCCAGGATGGGTGAACTGAGGGAGTGGGGGTGATGTCAGAGGGTGGCTGAGGGGCTGAGCTCAGTGTGGACGTGGTGACCTCCTGCTCCCCACCTGAGCCCAGGGCCCACAGACACTTGGCGGAGCTGAAGCTCAGCTTCtaagtttatttctgggatctagGGAGGAGCTGGCTGATGGAGTGGCCTCCCGAGGAGGTGTCCGACCTCTGACCTGGGGCCCAGCCAGGCCTGAGCCTGGTCTCTGTGGCCGTGGGGCAGGTCAGGCAGCATGAAGAGGAGACCTGCCTTCCGGGGGTTTG from Rhinopithecus roxellana isolate Shanxi Qingling chromosome 15, ASM756505v1, whole genome shotgun sequence includes:
- the NAALADL1 gene encoding aminopeptidase NAALADL1; this encodes MQWTKVLGLGLGAAALLGLGIILGHFAIPKKANSPAPSISAPQDLDLEILETVMGQLDAHRIRENLRELSREPHLASSPRDEDLVQLLLQRWKDPESGLDSAEAFTYEVLLSFPSQEQPNVVDIVGPTGDIIHSCHRTEENVTGEQGGPDVIQPYAAYAPSGNPQGLLVYANHGTEDDFKELQTQGIKLEGTIALTRYGGVGRGDKAVNAAKHGVAGVLVYTDPADINDGLSSPSETFPNSWYLPPSGVERGSYYKYFGDPLTPYLPAIPSSFRLDLANVSGFPPIPTQPIGFQDARDLLCNLNGTSAPTTWQGALGCHYRLGPGFRPDGNFSADSQVNVSVYNRLELRNSSNVLGIIRGAVEPDRYVLYGNHRDSWVHGAVDPSSGTAVLLELSRVLGTLLKKGTWRPRRSIVFASWGAEEFGLIGSTEFTEEFFNKLQERTVAYINVDIAVFANATLRVQGTPPVQSVVFSATKEIRSPGPGDLSIYDNWIRYFNRSSPVYGLVPSLGSLGAGSDYAPFIHFLGISSMDIAYTYDRSKTSARIYPTYHTAFDTFDYVDKFLDPGFSSHQAVARTAGSIILRLSDSFFLPLKVSDYSETLRSFLQAAQQDLGALLEQHSISLGPLVTAVEKFEAEAAALGQRISMLQKGSPDPLQVRMLNDQLMLLERSFLNPRAFPEERYYSHVLWAARTGSVATFPGLSNACARANDTASGSEAWAEVQRQLSIVVTALEGAAATLRPVADL